DNA from Synechococcus elongatus PCC 6301:
ACGTCCCTCACTGCAAAGTGATCAACCGGCGATTCTGCTGTTCAGCCTGCTGCTCTTTGCCGGTAATCTTTTGGCGCTGGTGCGCTGGAAACGCCCCACTTGGCAGGTGGTGCTGGTTGGCATTGGTTTAGGGTTTGTAGTTGGTCCACTGCTTTAGGGGATGGCGATCGTGGGTCAGCGGCGGGTCGTTGCCACCTGTAAACCGATCACCGTCAGACCTGCAGCAGCGATCGCGGACTTTAACGGCCAAGATTGAGCGATCGGTGGCTGGGGAAGCTCGAAAGCCGAAGTTGGCAAGACAACCCCACCACTGATTGCCCCCAAGAGGAAGCCAAGGGTAGCCAGAGTTCCAAGCCACTGGGTAGATGACCGCATGCAATTGAGCTGCTCTTATTTCGGCTCATTGTGCCATTCCTAGTCACGGTATCCGCTAGGGTAGGTCGGAATTGCCTTGTCCAAATTGGTGACATGCCGACCTACCCGACAACAGCAGCTTCCATCGGAGGACTCGTTCCGGCCTCTTCTGATCTGCTGATCAATTTGGCCTATCTCAATCAAGAGGCTACGGGCTTAAGTCACTACGGTCTGCAACTAGTTCCCCACCTAATTCGGATTTTGCATCCGGTCTTGCTCTCGCCCTGCAGATGGCCAGGGGCAACAACCCTGCAGATTCCCAACAATATGACAGCGATCCAAGGTCTGCAGGGACATCTGCGACGGCTCATTTGGACACAGACCCAACTCGGGCAGATCTATCACCAGATAGGCAGCCGGCTACTGTTTTCTCCAGTACCAGAAGCGCCGCTAGGACAATCGATCCGCAAGGTGATCACGGTGCATGATCTCATCCCCCTGCGATTCCCCAGCCGTTCCTTCTCCACACTGTATTTCCGCAGTCATCTACCAAGGCTACTTAAAGAATCAACCCACATTTTTTGCAATTCCCAAGCCACAGCGCAGGATCTTCAGTCTTTTTATCAGGTGCCAGAACAGCGTTTGACGATCACGCCTCTCGCCTGCGATCGCCAACAGTTTCGGCCGCTGCGCCTCGACCGCCGCAACTATTTTGTCTATGTAGGCCGGCTCAATCCCTACAAGAACCTCCAACGATTGATCAAGGCCTTTGCCCTGATCCAGCGGCAATTAGACTGCGAACTCTGGCTGGTCGGCCCCGTTGATCGCCGTTTTCTGCCAGCAGTGCAGGCCCAGATTGAAGCTCAGGGGCTGACTGAGGTGGTGCGGTTCAAAAACTATGTCCCCCGGAAAGAGCTACCGATCATCCTCAACCAAGCGATCGCCCTCGTTCATCCCAGCCTCTGGGAAGGCTTTGGCCTGACCGTTTTAGAGGCCATGTCCTGTGGAACTCCCGTGCTTGTCGCCGATCGTTCCTCCTTGCCCGAAGTGGTGGGGGATGCCGGTCTGTACTTCGACCCGCTGCAACCGGAAGCGATCGCTGAATCCATGCAGGCGATTGCTCAAGACTCGGGGCTACAGCAACGGCTCAGTGCTGCCGCTCTAGCGCGATCGCAGCAGTTCTCTTGGGAGCGGACTAGCCGGATTACGATTCAGCAGTTGCAGGCCTTGCTCTGAACTGCGCAGCAAGCTGTACCTCGAGATTGGCCACGGTTGTTGGGTCCTGATTCACAGGCGTCAGAACAAGCTGGCGACCCTCAAGCTCAAGGCTGGGTGTCAGCACGAGAGACCAGTAAGCAGCAGGACGGTAGGGTAAGCGTTCCGGCCATTCAATCACCACTAGCCCCGGCTCAAACTCCACACCTTCCCAGTACAACTCCGGCAGCAAGCGCGCTACATCAGGTGCCTCGAGGCGATAGAGGTCGAAGTGGTAGAGGGGCAAGCGCCCCTCGCTGTACTCACAGACCAAGGTGAAGGTTGGGCTGGCTACCACGTCGGGGATGCCCAAGCCTTGGGCGATGCCTTGGGTCAGCGTTGTTTTGCCGCTGCCTAAATCTCCTTCCAGTAAGAGGGTGCTGCTAGCCAGAAGCCTCTGTCCCAACAGGACTCCGAACTGATGGGTCGCAGTGGCATCCGGCAGGAAAAATTGCATTGGCTTAATTCGCAGAACGACGATACCAACGCATTAGGGCTGCAGCCAAGCGCGTCGGTTGGTGGCGGACACAGTGGTTTTGCGGATCCTCTTCCATCACATTCGCCAGAATCACTTGCCGACCCAGTTGCAGCACTGCCTCGCGATCGATTTCCACCGGCTGGGAATTTTGCCGCGCATAGCGCTGAACTGCAGCCTCAGAAGGCGGCTGACGCTGCACCAAGACCGCATCAAACAACGGTTCTGGATAGACGGAGTCGATCGCACGAATGTGGTCAGCCACCGTATATCCCAAGGTTTCACCGGGTTGGGTCATGATGTTGCAGACATAAACCCGGTAAGCAGAACTCTCCGCTAGGGCCTTGGCGATCGCGGGCACCAGTAGGTTGGGAATGATGCTGGTGAACAGGCTTCCGGGACCAATGATGATGTAGTCCGCAGCAGCGATCGCTTCGAGGGCACGGGGCAGGGCTGGCAAATCAGCAGGCGTCACACCCAGCCGCACAATCCGCCCCCCTGCTTCAGTAATTTGTGACTCACCTTCAATGCGGCGACCATCTTCCAATTCCGCCCAGAGGCGCATGTCCGAAAGCGTAGCGGGCAATACCTGCCCTTGCACTGCGAGAACTTTGGAACTGGCTGCGATTGCCTTCTCAAAATCACCGCCTGTAACCGCCGTCATCGCCGTTAGAAAGAGATTGCCGAAGCTGTGGCCGACTAAACCATCACCACTGGCAAAGCGATAGCGAAATAGTTCAGTCAGCAGTTTTTCTTCGTTAGCGAGCGCCGTCAGGCAGTTGCGAATGTCGCCGGGTGGTTGCACGCCCATTTCACGACGGAGACGCCCCGACGAGCCTCCATCGTCAGCGACCGTTACGATCGCCGTCAGATTAGTGCTGTATTGCTTCAGGCCGCGTAGCAACGTCGAGAGGCCAGTGCCACCCCCGATCGCGACAATCCGAGGACCACGACTGAGTCGTCGATGGGAGAGCAGGACATCTACTAGCTCTTCTTCTTGCTCGGGCCGCAGCGCCTCGGTAATCGAGCCGACCGTCCGCGACTGCCCTAGGTAAAGCAACAGCAGACCCACACCCAACAACAGCGGACCACTCCAGTAGTTGGGCAACAATTGGGTCACAAACCCCAAGCCGTTCCGCACCATTGTCAGCAGGAAGTAGACCGGCGTCAGATCGGCCCAAATCGCCGCGCCGAGCAGGGCGGCAAAAAAGCCCAGAATGCTCAGTAACATCCAGCGCTTGATCAGGAGGCCCGGGCGCAACCATTTGAACCATTGGCCGACTCGATGCTGCGATCGCGCAGAAAGCTGTCGCCCCAACTGCACGGAACTACGCCGCAATTGGCGTGAATTTAGACGTCGATCGGAGGGACGAGCTGCAGGTCTCTGACGAGTCACGGGTTCTCTGAAGACAACAGCGAGTTACCAGACAGGGCAATCGATCGCTGGCTCTTAGTGTATCGCTGACGTTTGCGGAGCCCAAGGTATCCTCCGGCTCAAACGGGCTGAGCAGCTGGAGCACTCGATCGAGACTGAGGCTGGCGATCGCCCAGAGAACAGGGGAGATGCAAGTCCAGCGGGCGCGCTACTCACCCCCTGCGAGGGAGCGACGGAAGCCAAGAGGGTACGAATCAATCCTGACCAATGACCTGGCTCAACCCTGGGATTGGCATTGAGAGGATGAGTGGATCCTGTCGTTCTGTTAACGTCTGTTTCAGCTTTGACACAGACGCAAAAGCCCTGTCGGGGCCGACGAAATGCCCGTGATAGGATCCCAACCTGTAGCCAAGAAACGTTAGAGGGCAAAGCGTTGGCACTTCGGGTGGCTGTGGTCGGCGGCGGACCGGCGGGATCTTGTGCAGCGGAAACGCTCGTCAAAGCCGGTATTGAGACTTATCTAATCGAGCGCAAGTTGGACAACGCAAAGCCCTGCGGCGGTGCAATCCCGCTCTGCATGGTCAGCGAGTTCGACCTGCCGGCGGAGATCATCGATCGCCGCGTGCGCAACATGAAAATGATTTCGCCGTCCAACCGCGAGGTCAACATCAATCTCGACAATGCCGACGAATACATCGGCATGACCCGTCGGGAGGTACTGGATGGCTTCCTGCGCGATCGCGCGGCCAAGCTGGGCACCAAGCTGATCAACGGTACGCTCTTCCGTTTGGAACTGCCGAAGGGCGATCGCGATCCCTACGTGCTGCACTACGCCGATCACTCCAACGGCAGTCTAGAAGGCATTCCTTCGACCCTAGAAGTGGATGTGGTGATTGGGGCGGATGGCGCTAACTCGCGTATCGCCAAAGCGATCGATGCGGGCGATTACAACTACGCGATTGCTTTCCAAGAGCGCATCCGTCTGCCTGAAGACAAGATGCATTACTACGAAAATCTGGCGGAAATGTACGTCGGTGGCGACGTTTCGCCCGACTTCTACGCGTGGGTGTTCCCCAAATACGACCACGTAGCAGTCGGTACGGGCACGATGCATGTCAACCAACGCCTGATCAAGAAGCTGCAAGCAGGCATTCGCGCTCGGGCTGCAAACCGTTTGGAAGGCGGCAAGATCATCAAGGTCGAAGCACACCCGATCCCCGAGCATCCGCGTCCGCGTCGGGTTGTTGGCCGGGCAGCACTAGTTGGCGATGCGGCCGGCTACGTGACTAAGTCTTCAGGTGAAGGCATCTACTTCGCGGCCAAATCGGGTCGGATGTGTGCCGAAACGATCGTCGAAACCTCGAACAACGGCGCTCGCATTCCTACCGAAGCGGATCTGAAGCAGTATCTGCGTCGCTGGGACAAAAAATACGGCACCACCTACAAAGTGCTGGACTTGCTGCAAACCGTCTTCTATCGCTCGGATGCAACCCGTGAAGCCTTCGTGGAAATGTGCGACGACAAAGATGTGCAGCGTCTGACCTTCGACAGCTACCTCTACAAAACCGTGGTGCCGGCCAATCCCTTAGTGCAGCTAAAAATCACGGCCAAAACCCTCGGTAGCTTGCTACGCGGCAATGCCTTGGCACCAGCGGAATATAAACCGATCGATGCGGCTTAATTGCTGCCTCTGATGCACAATCAAAACGGCTCCTGCAGGAGCCGTTTTTTATTGAGTACCGCTAGCGATCGCAGAGACTTCTCATGACTCAACTCAAACTGCGATCGCTTTGGCAGGAAGGCTGGCAATTGTTCCAGCACTATCCGGCGGAATTGCTGGGCTTCTCTGCAGTGAGTTTGCTGATTCAAAGTGGCTTGCAAGGTCTGCCAATCCTGGGGTGGCTGGCACTGCCTTTTTTTGTTGGACCGCTGACCTTGGGCTTGAACTGGGGCATTTGGCAGCGGCTCTGCGATCGCGATCGCCCCTTGAGTGATTTCTGGATCGGCTTTCAGCAACCATTCCTGTTTTGGCAATCCTTTTGGGCAGTGACTTGGATCAGTACGATTGCCTTGATCTGCTGGAGTCCCTGGCTGATTGGGGCGGTTGGGCTCTGGAGCTGGTGGGAGGTCAATCGCACTGTTGCGATCGCGATCGGTAGTATCAGTGGCGTCTTCGGACTGATCGGCCTGGCCAGCTTTTGCTACCTGATGGTGGCCTACCAGTTCACCTTCCTCTTAATTGCCGATCGCCATCTCCGGGCTTGGCCTGCCATGCAAGTCAGTCTGCAACTGCTGCGATCGCAATGGGGAATCGCCGCACTGGGCATTGCGGGCTGGACTGTCGTGAGCAGCGCGATCGCAATCATCACCTGTTGCTTAGGTCTGGTCTTAACAACACCACTATTTTATTGCTGCCTAATCGCCGCTTATCAACAGTTACAGAATGCGGATCCATTGGTTGAAAGCACTATCTAGCCTGAATTTTTCTTAAGACTGCCGCTATTCTTTGCGATCGCCAGGATACTCAAAACGTCAACTTCCTCTGCGATCGTGATGGCTTCTAGCTCTTTCAATAGCAACGAAGACTTACTCAACCGCGACTATGAGTTCCGATTTGGTTCCTATCTGTCTCGAGGCTGGGCAATTTTCAAACAGAACTTGGGCCTCTTCATCGCCTACTTAATTATTGTTGGCCTAATTTCCATAGCTCTCTCCAGTTTAGATGCCGCATTTGTCGCAGATGAGGAGGGCACTGGACTGCGCTTTGGACCAGGTGGAGCCATTCAATTGGTCATTAATGGCCCACTCTCTGCTGGCTTTTTCTTAGTAGCCTTTAAAACGATCAAGCAGCAACGGGTTGAGTTCGGTGACTTCTTTCGCGGCTTCAATCGCTTTCTACCCTTTTTTCTGACGTCACTGCTAACCAGTGCCTTAACACTGATTGGCTTTGTCCTCCTGATTGTTCCTGGAATCTATCTAGCGATCGCCTATGTATTTGCCCTACCTCTTGTCGCAGAGCGAAACCTTGAGCCTTGGGCAGCCTTGGAGTTGAGCCGCCGTTTAATCACCAAAAAGTGGTTGACTTTTTTTGGCTTTTTGATTGTTCTGGGTCTGATTAACTTTGCTGGAGCATTACCCTGCGGAATTGGCCTGCTATTTACGATCCCTTGGTCCATTTGTGCAATCACAGCAGCCTACGAAGATATTGTCGGGATTGCCAATTCGTCAGAAGATGCTTGAATTAAGTAGAAACTTTTTCCTCGGAGTGAGTGAGTAACGATGACAACATCACCATCTAATGAGACCAACAGCAAGAAAATTTTGGCTGGAATTCTCGCCATTATCCTGGGTGCATTAGGAATTCACAAATTTGTTCTGGGATACACCACTGAGGGCGTCATTATGCTCTTAGTCTCGATCCTGAGCTGCGGCTTCCTAGCGCCAGTCATGAGCATCATTGGCATCATTGAAGGCATTATTTATTTGACCAAGCCTGATGAGCAATTTGAGGCCACCTACATCACCGGCCGTAAACCCTGGTTCTAGTCATCGCTTTCGGCAACAGCGACAGGTCGGACTGCTCTTACTGGGAACGGGTGCGCTTTACACTGCGCTCTACAGCAGCGACCGCCTTCCCACCCGCTGGACCTGTCCATTGCTCGCGCTAACGGGGCTGCCCCGTCCCACCTGCGGCTTAACGCGATCGCTAGCGGCCACCTGGCGCGGGGATTGGGTAAAGGCGGTTCAGTTTCATGTGTTTGGACCGCCCCTCTTCACGATCGGTTTGGCCATCGGTCTCGTCTGGTTAGCGGAACTCTGGCGACAGCGATCGCTCTTGCCGTGGCGATCGCTCGTTCGTCACAGCTGGCTACCGCTCCTAGTAGGCCTCCTGCTTTACTACAGCACCCGTCTCTGGTGGAGTTGGCAAGCCGGGCTCTGGCCACCGCCTTGGGCGATCGCTCCTCTCTAACTTGGGCGTCTCATGAAATCACGCTTCTTCGTTAACCGCAGCCTCTTGCTAGTGATGGGGGGAATCTACTTTGTCGCCCTGTCTCAACTGCAATGGCCTGTTGTCGCCCGCGAGTTTTTAGCCTTGCTTCCTTTCCAATTGGTCATTCTTTGGGGGCTCCGCCGTCATTGGCGATCGCCCCAGAATGAGCGCCCTAGCTTGGATCAAAACAAGTCGTAGCTGGGCTGGCGCGGATCGGGAGCAAAGGCCAGCCACAGCGGGAACTGCAACAGGGACAGACTGACACTGTCTTCACCGTCGTCAATCACGATCAGAGGCAGATCACCCCGCTCTTCGATGCGTTCGGCTTTTTGAACCAGCGCATCGGCAAACTCAAATAGCGTAATACCTTGATTTGGGCCAAAATCTTCCCGCGATAGACCCAAGCAATCCTGCAAGCCGCGCCGCCATTCACCCAGTCGTTCCGGCGTACTCGCCAAAATCAGCGGTACTAAGCGCTCACCGTAGAGGTGATTGAGCACGGAAATCACAGCTGAAGCAATCAGGACATTTTGCTGGCGACTACCAAAACTACGGAGCGCACCCCGGCCGCCCATCGTAAAAAACCACTCGCGGACTGGCTCTTCATGAACTGCTTCGAAGGTGCGACGCAGCACCCACGGCTGACCGTAGTAGTCCGGTGACTGGCGATAGCGATTCAGTTCTTGCTCGATCAATTCGGCTTCGGGGGCAAATTCGGGATCCGCAAAGCCAGGCCGCAGAGGTGCTTTTGCTTCTACTGATGCAGGGGGAGGCGCAATGATTTCAGGGGCAGCGATCGGTTGTGGGGGGACTAAATCCAGCTGCTCTGCCGAGGCGGCTAGGTCTTGCAGACTGCCAACTAGGTAATCTTTAAAACTCTGAACCCGCACAGCAATCTCTTGGGATTTGCCGGCAAAGCTGCTGCGAATTTCCTGCTGGATGCGATCGCGGCGGCGCTCCAGTTTTTCAATCGAAGCCAAGAGAGCAGCTTGTCGCGCTTCTAAATCGGCTAGCGCGATCGCGGTGAGACGCTGCAGTGACGCTTCGGCCGGTGGGGGCGAATCTTCCACGGGTGTCGCCACAGTCTCCTCAGTCAAAGAGGATTCGGGCGCAGGCAGCTCCAGTGCTGGCTCAGCCGGCGTTTCTGGCTCTCGCCCCAGCTCTGGTAACAACACAGGCGGCGTTTCTGGTTCTGAGGGCAATACCGAGAAATCGTCTGGCAGCATGGAAAACCCTAGGAACAACAACTACCGAGGCGGACAAAACTGTTCGAGCGCCGTCCGTAACTCCTGACTGTCAAACAGAATCGGCAGAAAGTGAATACTCTCGGTCTCGCGAAAGTAGAAGAGGATTGGCAGGAGCGACCAGTAGATCCGCCAGTTAAGCCACATCGAGTAAGGGAAGCGACGGAGGAGGCGATCGCCCCGATAAATGTCCAAGTCGGTGGGGGTAAAGAACAACCGCAATGTCGCCGCTTGGTAGAGCAGAAACAGCCCAAACACCGCGATCCCCAGACCTAACCAGAGATTCAAGAACAGCAGTGCGATCGCAGCAACGATCAAGATGCCCGGTAGACGATAGCTCGGCGCTAAGGGCAGAACAGTTGGCGGGATTGCCACATCAGTCGGCATGACGTATTTCGCTCACGCGATCGCTGTCCTCGCTATTTTGCCATTGCTACTGTTTAGGGTGCCTGCAAAGCGGCATCTCCCACGCCACTGAACATCAGCTGCGACAGGAAGAAGTCCAGCACAAAAATCACTAGGAGTGCGGTAACAACTGCACCGGTCGTCGATTCGCCAACGCCCCGTGCACCGCCAGTGGTTGTCAGGCCCCAGTTCGTACCGATCGCGGCCACCACCCAGCCAAAAATCACGGCTTTGATCAGGCTACTGACGACATCCCACGGTTCGAGGAAGTTGCGGATGCCATCAAAAAAGACACTAACCGGGATGCCGTAGGCCGATTGAGCCACCAGACTACCGGCAGTCACCCCGATCAGGCCAAACCCTAGACAGAGAATGGGCATCATCAGACAGCAGGCCAAGGTCCGCGGCACCACCAGATAGTCAACGGGATCAGTGCGCAGCATCAACAGCGCATCGATTTGCTCCGTGACTTGCATCGTGCCGATCTCCGCCGCAAAAGCTGAGCCAATCCGACCCGCCACCACGACCCCCGTCAACACGGGTGCCAGTTCGCGGAAGAGTGCCAGAGCCAAGATGCCCCCTACGATGTTCCCGGCTCCGAAATTGATAAACTCGCGGGCAACTTGAATGGTGAATACCGCTCCAACGGAAACACCCGTCAGTAGCGTGATCAGCAGTGAGGATGGCCCCACGTTGGCCATTTGCTCCCGGGTGTTGTAGGGGTCAATCCGGGCGCGGAAGAGATGCAGCACGACCTGCCCAGCCAACAAAAG
Protein-coding regions in this window:
- the chlP gene encoding geranylgeranyl reductase, which encodes MALRVAVVGGGPAGSCAAETLVKAGIETYLIERKLDNAKPCGGAIPLCMVSEFDLPAEIIDRRVRNMKMISPSNREVNINLDNADEYIGMTRREVLDGFLRDRAAKLGTKLINGTLFRLELPKGDRDPYVLHYADHSNGSLEGIPSTLEVDVVIGADGANSRIAKAIDAGDYNYAIAFQERIRLPEDKMHYYENLAEMYVGGDVSPDFYAWVFPKYDHVAVGTGTMHVNQRLIKKLQAGIRARAANRLEGGKIIKVEAHPIPEHPRPRRVVGRAALVGDAAGYVTKSSGEGIYFAAKSGRMCAETIVETSNNGARIPTEADLKQYLRRWDKKYGTTYKVLDLLQTVFYRSDATREAFVEMCDDKDVQRLTFDSYLYKTVVPANPLVQLKITAKTLGSLLRGNALAPAEYKPIDAA
- a CDS encoding DUF3119 family protein, coding for MPTDVAIPPTVLPLAPSYRLPGILIVAAIALLFLNLWLGLGIAVFGLFLLYQAATLRLFFTPTDLDIYRGDRLLRRFPYSMWLNWRIYWSLLPILFYFRETESIHFLPILFDSQELRTALEQFCPPR
- a CDS encoding DUF3086 domain-containing protein, producing the protein MLPDDFSVLPSEPETPPVLLPELGREPETPAEPALELPAPESSLTEETVATPVEDSPPPAEASLQRLTAIALADLEARQAALLASIEKLERRRDRIQQEIRSSFAGKSQEIAVRVQSFKDYLVGSLQDLAASAEQLDLVPPQPIAAPEIIAPPPASVEAKAPLRPGFADPEFAPEAELIEQELNRYRQSPDYYGQPWVLRRTFEAVHEEPVREWFFTMGGRGALRSFGSRQQNVLIASAVISVLNHLYGERLVPLILASTPERLGEWRRGLQDCLGLSREDFGPNQGITLFEFADALVQKAERIEERGDLPLIVIDDGEDSVSLSLLQFPLWLAFAPDPRQPSYDLF
- a CDS encoding TM2 domain-containing protein yields the protein MTTSPSNETNSKKILAGILAIILGALGIHKFVLGYTTEGVIMLLVSILSCGFLAPVMSIIGIIEGIIYLTKPDEQFEATYITGRKPWF
- a CDS encoding DUF2752 domain-containing protein, yielding MSNLRPPTSPAVNPGSSHRFRQQRQVGLLLLGTGALYTALYSSDRLPTRWTCPLLALTGLPRPTCGLTRSLAATWRGDWVKAVQFHVFGPPLFTIGLAIGLVWLAELWRQRSLLPWRSLVRHSWLPLLVGLLLYYSTRLWWSWQAGLWPPPWAIAPL
- a CDS encoding MlaE family lipid ABC transporter permease subunit encodes the protein MRRTPLNGLKRWVNRLLLALLLAGQVVLHLFRARIDPYNTREQMANVGPSSLLITLLTGVSVGAVFTIQVAREFINFGAGNIVGGILALALFRELAPVLTGVVVAGRIGSAFAAEIGTMQVTEQIDALLMLRTDPVDYLVVPRTLACCLMMPILCLGFGLIGVTAGSLVAQSAYGIPVSVFFDGIRNFLEPWDVVSSLIKAVIFGWVVAAIGTNWGLTTTGGARGVGESTTGAVVTALLVIFVLDFFLSQLMFSGVGDAALQAP
- a CDS encoding glycosyltransferase family 4 protein, producing MPTYPTTAASIGGLVPASSDLLINLAYLNQEATGLSHYGLQLVPHLIRILHPVLLSPCRWPGATTLQIPNNMTAIQGLQGHLRRLIWTQTQLGQIYHQIGSRLLFSPVPEAPLGQSIRKVITVHDLIPLRFPSRSFSTLYFRSHLPRLLKESTHIFCNSQATAQDLQSFYQVPEQRLTITPLACDRQQFRPLRLDRRNYFVYVGRLNPYKNLQRLIKAFALIQRQLDCELWLVGPVDRRFLPAVQAQIEAQGLTEVVRFKNYVPRKELPIILNQAIALVHPSLWEGFGLTVLEAMSCGTPVLVADRSSLPEVVGDAGLYFDPLQPEAIAESMQAIAQDSGLQQRLSAAALARSQQFSWERTSRITIQQLQALL
- a CDS encoding gluconeogenesis factor YvcK family protein; translation: MTRQRPAARPSDRRLNSRQLRRSSVQLGRQLSARSQHRVGQWFKWLRPGLLIKRWMLLSILGFFAALLGAAIWADLTPVYFLLTMVRNGLGFVTQLLPNYWSGPLLLGVGLLLLYLGQSRTVGSITEALRPEQEEELVDVLLSHRRLSRGPRIVAIGGGTGLSTLLRGLKQYSTNLTAIVTVADDGGSSGRLRREMGVQPPGDIRNCLTALANEEKLLTELFRYRFASGDGLVGHSFGNLFLTAMTAVTGGDFEKAIAASSKVLAVQGQVLPATLSDMRLWAELEDGRRIEGESQITEAGGRIVRLGVTPADLPALPRALEAIAAADYIIIGPGSLFTSIIPNLLVPAIAKALAESSAYRVYVCNIMTQPGETLGYTVADHIRAIDSVYPEPLFDAVLVQRQPPSEAAVQRYARQNSQPVEIDREAVLQLGRQVILANVMEEDPQNHCVRHQPTRLAAALMRWYRRSAN
- the tsaE gene encoding tRNA (adenosine(37)-N6)-threonylcarbamoyltransferase complex ATPase subunit type 1 TsaE, whose translation is MRIKPMQFFLPDATATHQFGVLLGQRLLASSTLLLEGDLGSGKTTLTQGIAQGLGIPDVVASPTFTLVCEYSEGRLPLYHFDLYRLEAPDVARLLPELYWEGVEFEPGLVVIEWPERLPYRPAAYWSLVLTPSLELEGRQLVLTPVNQDPTTVANLEVQLAAQFRARPATAES